The following are encoded together in the Hippoglossus stenolepis isolate QCI-W04-F060 chromosome 12, HSTE1.2, whole genome shotgun sequence genome:
- the lrrc1 gene encoding leucine-rich repeat-containing protein 1 has product MFNCIPLWRCNRHVEMIDKRHCSLLFVPDEIYRYGRSLEELLLDANQLRDLPKPFFQLVKLRKLGLSDNEIQRLPPEIANFMQLVELDVSRNDIMEIPESISYCKALQVADFSGNPLTRLPESFPELRNLTCLSINDISLQVLPENIGNLSNLVSLELRENLLTFLPESLSLLHRLEELDLGNNELYNLPESIGCLVSLKDLWLDGNQLVEIPAEMGSMKSLLCLDVSENKLVHLPEELGGLLSLTDLLVSQNVIDALPDSIGKLRKLSILKADQNKLTYLPESIGNCESLTELVLTENHLQGLPRSVGKLKLLSNFNCDRNQLLSLPNEIGGCSSLNVFCVRENRLTRIPSELSQATELHVFDVSGNRLIHLPMSLTTLRLKALWLSENQSQPLLTFQTDEDPDSGEKVLTCVLLPQQPCESDLKGSDNLARFGAVESLVNDQADDTWDNKAVNRISAIHFLDDDEDEDDDKGTLLRRATPHPGELKTMKKAAENLRNDLNAAKGLDSNKNEVNNAADRVTTSV; this is encoded by the exons CCATTTTTCCAGCTGGTGAAACTAAGAAAACTCGGCCTGAGTGACAACGAGATCCAGAGACTTCCACCAGAAATAGCAAACTTCATGCAGCTGGTAGAACTGGATGTCTCCCGAAAtg ataTTATGGAAATTCCAGAGAGCATTTCATACTGCAAAGCCCTCCAAGTGGCCGATTTCAGTGGAAATCCATTAACAAG gttaCCTGAAAGCTTTCCAGAGCTGCGGAATCTAACATGCCTTTCCATCAATGACATTTCATTGCAAGTTCTTCCAGAAAACATTGGAAA CCTTTCCAATTTGGTATCACTAGAACTCAGAGAAAATCTGCTCACATTCCTACCAGA GTCACTATCTCTGCTCCATAGACTTGAAGAACTCGACCTAGGAAATAATGAACTGTACAATCTG CCCGAGTCGATAGGCTGTCTCGTCAGCTTAAAGGACTTATGGCTGGATGGAAACCAGTTGGTCGAAATACCTGCA GAGATGGGCAGTATGAAGAGCCTGCTGTGTCTAGATGTGTCAGAAAACAAACTGGTGCACCTCCCTGAGGAGCTGGGGGGTCTGCTGTCACTGACTGACCTGCTGGTTTCTCAGAACGTCATTGATGCTCTACCTGACAGCATTG GAAAACTACGGAAACTTTCGATCCTGAAGGCTGATCAGAACAAACTAACTTATCTTCCAGAGAGCATTGGCAACTGTGAAAGTCTCACTGAACTTGTGCTCACAGAGAACCATCTACAG GGTTTGCCAAGGAGTGTCGGGAAACTAAAGCTACTTTCCAACTTCAACTGTGACAGAAACCAGCTACTGTCGTTACCCAACGAG ATTGGTGGCTGCAGCAGTCTGAATGTCTTCTGCGTACGAGAGAACAGACTGACAAGGATACCGTCAGAGCTGTCACAGGCCACAGAACTGCACGTGTTCGACGTCTCTGGAAATAG gctCATCCACTTACCCATGTCGCTGACCACACTACGGCTGAAGGCCTTGTGGTTGTCAGAGAACCAGTCGCAGCCTCTCCTCACCTTCCAGACAGACGAGGACCCAGACTCAGGCGAGAAGGTGCTCACCTGCGTGCTGTTGCCTCAGCAGCCGTGTGAGTCAGACCTTAAAG gCTCTGACAATCTTGCCCGCTTCGGAGCCGTGGAGAGCCTCGTGAATGACCAGGCAGACGACACGTGGGACAACAAAGCCGTGAACAGGATCAGTGCCATTCACTTcctggatgatgatgaggatgaggatgacgaCAAG GGAACTCTCCTGCGGCGGGCCACGCCTCACCCCGGCGAGCTGAAGACGATGAAGAAAGCGGCCGAGAACCTCCGCAATGACCTGAACGCTGCCAAAGGCCTGGACTCCAACAAAAACGAGGTCAATAACGCTGCAGACAGAGTGACCACGTCTGTGtga